DNA from Triticum aestivum cultivar Chinese Spring chromosome 7D, IWGSC CS RefSeq v2.1, whole genome shotgun sequence:
GAGCCAGGGTCAGGAAGGGATGCAACAAGCGGAAAACCACAAAGATAAGGCACTTACTCGTCTATGGCTATGTAGTTCCTCTGTTTCAGGGGCCGATAGGCGTCGCCGCTGCAGCTCGGGAGCCCTTTCCTTTTGCGAAGCGCTTCAAGGTTCAGACGAAGCAAGCCGAGGGTCGGGGCATGACCCTTGGCGGCTGAGCAGCGTACTACCACCTCAGGGGCAGCAGCCTCTGGAGCACCAGGCCGCACCTGCTCACCAGCCACCGCCTCAGGAGCACCAGCCGAGGCTGCTGGGACAGCTTCCTCAGGGGCACCGGGGTGAGCCTGCTCACCAGTAGCCTCCCCCGAAGCACTCGCTGGAACTTCAAAAGCGGCTGCCTCGGGAGCATCTGACCATATCCGCTCCCCGGCGGTCGCCCCGGGAGTACCCGGTGGTGTTCGCCCCCTGCACCACATCCGGGGCGCGCGTCGCAGGGCCGGCAAAGCACAGGAGACACAAAGGTGGGATTCTCGTGAGGCCCTTCAAGGCCCCCCGGGCGTAGCCCCCACTCGTTAAAGAGGGGCATCTGTCTCACGAAGTCCTCCTTGTTCGAGCAATGCCATAAGAGACAGCCTTCCTCCGGAAGCGCAGCGGGCGCTGTGCTGGGTCGCCCGTCAGGAGCCCGAGCATTGCGCGCAGCGTCTTTGAATGGAGTGAAGGCACCTGAAGCCTCATGGGGTCCTTGGGGCCAGTGAAGACCCACAttgggcgggaatggcgctggagcgggGCGATGCGCCGCCGGACGAATCCCCTCACCACCATCGGTGCAGTCACCCCGACCTTCTTCATCTTGGCCAGCCTGAACCAGACGTGGGCGAGCCAACGGTCGACGAGCTTTACgtgcccccagccggagctgggcTCCGCCGACGCTAGCGGGAgcaggagcagggggctgagcatgcCGGCGTCCACATACACCCAATGCTTCCGAAATCCCTTCACATCTGGGCGAAGCGTGAAGTCGATGCCTAAGCCAGCTGTCGCCGCCACGGGCTGGAATGCCACACATCCTGAGCGCTGGCGGTCGTCGACCAAGtggagcgagaagaaatggcggaacaaGGCGACAGAtggggcaatgcccaccatagcCTCGCACAGGAAGGCGAAGGCAGCAAGGAGGATGATAGACCAGGGGTCCAGATGCAGCGCCTGGATCTGGTAATGCGAAATTActacattgaagaaatcagagaaaggggggactAGGCCAGCCAGGAGAgcatgaagatggatggggatctcgATGGCCTCCATGTCGATCGTGGCCTGGGAGGCAGGCCAGACCGTCGTCGCCTTCCATTCGTTGGAATCGGCGACGAGGGCCGGCCGGACCTTGTCCGACCCCTCCCGATTGATCATCGTCGACCGATCAAGAGCGGGCTCCAAGCCCGGCCGGGATTCAACAGGCGAGCAGGCCTTTCCCTTCCTCTTCAACTTCGGGGCCATGGCGTCGAGGGAGGATTGGCGCCGGCGCTAAATTTGGGAGAAGAGACGCAAGTTCATAGGAAAGAGGAGGAGCCAAGGAAAAGCACAGCGGGTAATCATGGCAAGGCCGCGCTCGCAACAGGCAgccgtcaagtcgggcagttatcgaggctgcgtggggaagtggaggcgcccacatcCCATCCAGCGCCACGCGTCGACTGGacccgcaggcggttagggcccacggcgcttcgcccttgcccacgaaaccaagtccgagcgcgccttgggcccgggggctactgtcggcgttctgggaaccgggatacccagactttcctgccagcggcccaccgcgtggctccgtcaacggcctggtatggcccatcttcagcaccgacaacacaagaccctcgcgaggggccaagcctcgcaaggcggacgacatcaagacctccagaaggagcggcctccttaggcaggctcctgaggagcggagatttctatgcaagccctcacctcgtgaggttcggatgacgcgagccatgacgaccaaggccaggcgggcaccagcgggtgcagtacaacagtttcctctttggtgctaaagaggcaagcgcaggcgcggagtcccgaggaatcagccaaaggtttccatttccatggaacaagaccaagaccgccaggacggcaggatggaggtcatcaccgagctcACCATggtgtcacgaccagaagctttgcaggtgaagactaccttttgtcaggataagatgtactagttgtctcccttcaaatttggccgttgtgggatcccttcccgccttcattttggggagaggaccaaggccactataaatagagcctagccaccaccgtagaaggggatCCGGATCCAGTCGATCCTCACCCCCACCAGCTCAcccaagctcaagaacacacctcctgaggttgttcttccactgtactagttcatcctcagcccacctcgaggccaatccaccacaaagcaggagtagggttttacaccgcaaggcgGCTCGAACTTGGGTAAACTACTGTGTCCTCTTTCCTTCTAGTTCattgagctaggccgtgggatcgacgAGTTGGTAGACTGGGGaagttgagttcttcgcacgcaccccagagtttgaatctatccagggtctgcggagcccgaaatccgacacacGCAGATGCCGACAGTTGACGTTTGTGACTCGCTGCAGCTCATTCGGGCGCGGATGAGCACGGGCTCCGACAGTGCCCAGGCTGCCCTCAACATGTTCGACAAAATGACCGAACAAGAGTCGGTACGTTTTCTTTACTCTCGTCCGATCATATTTTAGCATAGACCACTAGTTCATTTGCTCATGATGAATGCTTGCAAATTTGAATCATGTAGGAGGCGTTCTTGTCGAACATGATCAATGACAATGAAGAACCGACCGAAATGGAGTATGAATTGGAGGCCACCACCGCATTTGAAGTTGGGACAACatccgaccaagaagaagaagaccaagacgcCGAAGGCAAGAGGTCCGGCATTCTCAAAATTTGATGACATCTTGTTGGTCAAAGCTTGGTTGGCCACAACGATGGATCCAATATGCGGCACCAAGCAAAAGGGGAACACCTATTGGATGAAGATTTGGAAGGAGTACCATGAGCAAAAGGAGTATGTGGAGCCGCATCCTATCGTGACCACTCGCAATGTGGCATCTCTCTCGTTGGGGGATCATTCAAGGGGAAGTGAACAAGTACATCGGCTACTACTCACAAGTGAGCAAACGCCCTCAAAGTGGGATGGGAGTCGCAACTCACGTAAGCTCGATTGCCTCATCTTGTCGTCCATTGCATATGCTTCTTGTGTTTGCATTCTCGTGCTCGTACATATGTTGTTTGCTAGACGGCGGTGGCGGCCACTTTGTAGCACGAGGTGGAGAAGAAGTCATTTGCTTTTAGACATGGTTGGCTCATATTGAATGGCAAGCCGAAGTGGAACCAAATTGTGGCCGATCTCAAGTCTGGCAAGAAGAGGAATGATGGCTCAAGCTCCAACCAATCAATTGGGTTGGACGATGAAGATGACGACATTGTCATGGAGAATGGAAAAGCCACAGTGCCAAAGGACAACCGCCAAGTCAtgggaaacaagtgggagaaggcaCGTGCCGCCCGTGATGCCGCGGAGTCAtgggaaacaagtgggagaaggcaCGTGCCGCCCGTGATGCCGCGTCTACCGAAATGTCGTCAAATGGACGGACATTTTTTTCGGTGAGGGAGAACAAGGAGGAGAGGTACAAGCTCGTGTTGGATGCGCAAAGGAAATGGTGCAGTGGGACCGGAAGAGGGCAGAGAAGAAGCTTgaaattgagagggagaagatcGAGTTTGAGAAGCAACAAGCAGCGATCAAATGGGAGCTCGAGAAGGCCAAGACATTTGGCAGCatagagcttgagaaggagaggttgcaacTCGCACGGGACGCGAAAGATGCGAGGATCATGTTGGCGGCCGAGACTCTCTATGATGAGCATTCAAAGAAGTGGCTTGTGGACAAGAAGGTGGAGATCAACGACCGTAGGAAATACGAGGCGGCAAGGGCAGCTGCGGCTCGGATGCAGTCGAAGGAGGCGGCCCGGATGCAGTCGGAGCAGGCAGCCCGGATGCAGGCGGAGCAGGACGCATGCCGCTTGGAGCAGGCGCCGAGCCAGTGATCCGAGGCCATCCGTCACGCTCGGACATTGATTTCATTTTGTCATGTCCGATTTGTCAAATTAtgatttgctttgctttgtttCGAACTTTGGCATCAGACAGTTTATATCGTATGATCGACTTGcatggattacacagatttgaggATCGGAATTTGCGATATGTGAATGTACGGCGCAACATTTGAGGGGTGTCCAGTCAGTGCCCGCGGGCGCGTCGGCGGGCGTCTGAGGGGCCGAATTTGCAAGTCCGACTGTAGCTGCTCtaatgtggtactccctccgtcccataatataagaacatttttgacactgctctagtgtcaaaaacgttcttatattatggaacacagtgtcaaaaacgttcttatattaggggacggagggagtagtttttttcTATATGCAAACAGTCTGGTGGTAAATCAATTACGCCGGTTTCACCGTCATCGTCACCGGCACCGGCACGCCGCACGTAGGCGTATTGCGGTATAGCCATACCGTCGTCAACCCGTCCTTTCCGCAGGTTGAGAGATGTGCGATCTGCCAGTATGCGATGTTTTGGCAGTTCTCTCTGCCTGCTAGTATAAAACATATCCAAAACTGTGTGCTGTCGCATCATTCTCTGCGGGAATGACCCATGAATGCTGTACAAGCAAATGAAATATTATCCTCTCTCTACACGATCAAACGAGACGGTCGGCCGAGCGGCGGCGCCGGCTACCGCGCCCCGGCGGTGCGGCGCAGCGCGTGGGTGTGGTTGAGGATGGAATTGATGCGCTCCAGCTTGAGCTCCTCCCGAAACTGCCGGATGAACTGCTCCGCCCGCGCGTCCACCTCCTCCGTTCCCCGCCCGCATCCGTAGGCTCCTCGCCCCTTGGCCTTCTTCGGCACCGTGGCCACCGTGTCGGCGGCGGACTGCCGCCCCGCGCGCGCCAGCGCGTATGCCTCGTCCAAGCTGATGGACTCCTCGGCTTCGACCTCGCCCTTAGTCGCCGCCGCGGACGCGTCGAGTGCTGCCGGTGCCGCGCTCTGCGGCGAGGCGGTTGTAGCGGCCGCCGCTACAGTTTCTTCTTGGGCGACTGATGCTGACTCGAGCTCCACCATCCTGTTCACCTCCTGTGCCGCCGGTGCCGCGACAGGCGCGCTCTGCGGCGAGGTGGTTGTTGCGGCCGCCACTACAGCTTCTTCTTCGGCCACTGATGCCGGCTCGGACTCTATCCTGCTCACCTCCCGTACCTCCTGCTCTCGAAACGTATACTCCTGGTCTTGCACGTGGTGGAGCTGTGACGCCGCCGGTGCAGAGTACGCGGCGACGTCGTAGTCGCCCAGCGAGTGGAAGGGGAAGTTGGAGATCGAACGCAGGTTCTCCAGCACGACGGTGGAGGCGGTGCGAACGAGCTTGCGCCGGGTGGCCGGTTCCTGCCCCCGCCCCCGGGACGACGACATGACCGCGATGGCGCCGACGAGGACGTTGAAGAAGATGAACGACGCCGCGCCAGGGCTCAGCCACGGCGACATCGGCCACCACCCAAACTCCGGCGCCATCGATCGAATGGAGATCAAACTCCGATCCTCCTCCCGATCTTCTTGCTTGCTCGCTCTGTGTCGGCTGTCGACGGATGGATGAATAATGCGGTGCCTTTGCTCAGCTCAGGTGAGCTGTGCGTATATATAGGGCTCTGGAGTCTGGACCGTGACAGCTCCTCTCGCGGCTGGCCTGTCAATAAACAACGCAAAGGATGGGGCCAAAGGTGGGAACACCGAGCGCCCAGGATGGAATAGCTGCATTCATGCGCCGCGTACGGCACATCGCTGTTGCTCTCTGCTTTGCTCCTCGCTGCATGTGGTGTGTGGCTTGCGGCAACTTGGGCAGGCCAGGTAGGCGGCCAGCGAGAAGGTTCGCCGCTCCCCGGCACTTGAAAATTGCTCGGACATCGACCATCGCGATCACGTGCCTTCGTGTTTCCACCTGAATTAGTGGCGAGTACACTCGCCGGAGGCCGCGTACACACGGTGAGCGTCGACGGCCGGTCCGTGTCTCTCTCCGACTCTGTTCCCTGTGCCATGACAGGTCCTACTTCGTGTATCTGCCGATCTTATTTTACTGTACTGCTGATTTGCTCGTGGCGACGAGGCAGGAAGTGAAATCGACATTTCCATGGAGAGGAGAGCGGTTTGGACTTTGGAGTCTCGTCGCGCAGGCTGGACTGGCGTGCAAGGCACAGGGCTGTGCGCTGTGGGAAGGCTAGTGACGAGTGGTCAACGTGTGCAGGAAAATCTCTTGCGTCTCGATCAGAGACCGAGAGACATCGGCGCGTACCGGTGGATTCCGACCTAACTTCACCTAGCAACGAAGAGCTGTCGCATTTGTGGAGTCCTGGTTACGCGTGTCCGCGTTACAAATCTAGTGGCGGCCAGCGTAGCATGCGCCTTGGCCACGCATGTCATCGCCTACAGGTGCGTGGTCTGATGATGATCGACAGACaaattagagcaactctagcaccTCGTGCGTATATGATAGGGCATGTACAATATACAATGATGGGTGTGGCT
Protein-coding regions in this window:
- the LOC123166057 gene encoding uncharacterized protein; translated protein: MAPEFGWWPMSPWLSPGAASFIFFNVLVGAIAVMSSSRGRGQEPATRRKLVRTASTVVLENLRSISNFPFHSLGDYDVAAYSAPAASQLHHVQDQEYTFREQEVREVSRIESEPASVAEEEAVVAAATTTSPQSAPVAAPAAQEVNRMVELESASVAQEETVAAAATTASPQSAAPAALDASAAATKGEVEAEESISLDEAYALARAGRQSAADTVATVPKKAKGRGAYGCGRGTEEVDARAEQFIRQFREELKLERINSILNHTHALRRTAGAR